ACGCCCGGCGCTCATCCATTTACACTACGAAGGCTGGAAGTAAACGTTTTGGAGCACCTCGGCAGCCCCTGTTCCGGCTGAAGTCGCGGTGCACCACTGTTTAGCCACTCAACGATTTGCAAGCTAACTGAGAGTCCATGTCGCGACGCGTAGTCATCACCGGTGTAGGGTTGGTAAGCCCACTTGGAAACTCAGCCGCCTCGCTTTGGCAAGGTCTCATCGATGGGGTGTCGGCAGTTGCCCCACTCACTTCGATTCCGACCGGAGGGTTCCCTACAAAATTTGGGGCCGAGGCTTTAGGGTTCACGAGCTCGATCGACGATTTCGGTCCGCTCGAGAAAACGATGTCGCGGAACATCAAAAAGAATCTGAAGGTGATGTGCCGCGAGATTCAGATGGGGGTCGCGGTCGCGCAGCTCGCCATCACCGACGCCAAGTTGCCGATGGCAAGTCTGAATCTCGAGCGTTTTGGAGCGGTCTACGGGAGCGACTACATGCTCACGTTGCCGCAGGAATTCACGGCGGGAATTCGTGGCTGCGTGGGTGCCGATGGCAAGTTCGACTTCACTCAGTGGGCCGAGCACGGTCTACCAGCCGTCGAGCCGCTGTGGCTGCTCAAGTACCTGCCGAACCTGCCAGCAAGCCACGTCGCGATTTTCAACGACTTGCGTGGCCCGAATAATTCGCTCACGATGCGTGAAGCATCCCCCAATCTGGCCGTCGCCGAAGCCTTCTGCACCATCGAGCGGGGACATGCCGACATTATGCTCGCCGGCGCGACCGGAACCCGCATTCATCCCGCGCGAACGATTCATGTCGCATTGCAGGAAGAAATCGCTCGCGGAGATTCGCCCGAAAAGCTGAGTCGTCCGTTCGATAAGAATCGCACCGGACTTGTGATTGGCGAAGGTGCCGCAGCGATTGTGCTCGAAGAACTCGAATCAGCCCAAGCACGTGGGGCCACCATTTTGGCCGAAGTGATTGGTTTTGGAGCGTCGGCTGTCAATGAGAATGGCATCGGCAATACGCATGTCGCCGTGAAAAATGCCTTGGCACAATCGCTCCGAACATCGAAGCTGAAAATCGCCGACGTCGACCACCTGAATGCTCACGGTCTTGGGACCAAACAGAGCGATGCCGCCGAGGCTTCAGCCATTGCAGCCGTGTTTGGTGATCGAGCCAAGCCACTTCCAGTGACCACCGCCAAAGGGCATATGGGCAACCTGGGAGCTGGCGGCGGAATGGTGGAAATGGTCGGCAGCGTGATGGCGCTTCGCGACGGTCGGCTGTTTGGAACGCTCAACTTCGAAACGCCCGATCCTGAATGCCCAGTTCATGTTGCGACTGGAAGCAGCACCCCGGCAGGCAAGAGTTTCATCAATCTGAACGTCACCCCGCAGGGACAAGCATCGGCTGTGGTGGTGAAGGCTTTCGCCTAATGCTTTCTGCCGTCGGCTGCAGGCGGAATGCCGAGCCGCGGTTAGTTCTCTTGACCGTAATCGTTGGCCGCCGCATACTTACGCGCTTTCGACCCGACCAATCTCGCGCCCAGACGCTAGTTCGTTCCGGGCGCTCTCGAGTTAGCACAACTTCGGCAGGGCTGCCGAGGCATTGAGGAGTAATGAGGGATGAACCAGAAGCGCCAACAGCTGCAGCACAACACTTTGGGTGACATGATCGCCGAGAAGATGGCAGCAGCTGAGCCTTACGCAGCTCAGATTTTCGTCGGCACGCTGGTCGGCCTGGCGATTCTGGGTGGCATCATTTGGTATGCCAGCTTGCCAGATACACTCAGCGCAAGAGCCTGGGATTCCTACATGGCCGCTCTGGGCGATCGCGAGAGCGAAGTCGCCATGGCGAAGTTGGCCGAAAACGAAGAGTTTAAGAGCACGACCGCTTCGATTTGGGCGAAACTTTCGGTTGGTGAAATCGCTCTGCGCCGTGGAAGCGAAATGCTGTTCCGCGATCGCAAAGATGCTGGCGATAACCTGAAGACAGCCGAGGAAGCCTTTAGGGATGTGGAATCGCGAGCCAGCGATGCCGAAATCAAAGCACGCGCTCAGCTGGGTCTGGCCAAAGTGTTGGAAGTGACCAACAAGCCCGAGGAAGCGAAAAAGTATTTCGAAATCGTCGCGGAATCGAAAAAGGGAACCACACTTGGCGACTTGGCCGCAGCTGGCGTAAAGCGCATGAGCAATCCCAGCAACGTTGCGGTTTTGGCATGGTTCGCCGAGCAATCGCCTCGCTTGCCATCGCCCATGCCAGGCTCGAGTGGCATGGGGCCAAGTCCATCGCTTCCATCCGACCTGCCAGGACGTCCCGATATCGGACTCCCTACGGATTTTGGATCCCCCAGCCCCGTGGGGCCAGAACTTCCTTCGCTCCCTTCGTTGGGCGATACCCCTGCGACCGACTCGCCAGCTGCTCCAGCGCCCGAGGCACCAGCTTCGGAAGCTCCCGCAGCTGAAGCACCAGCGCCAGAGGCTCCTGCAGCAGGAGAAAAACCGATTGAGCCTGCTCCAGCTGCCGAAGAAAAGCCAGCCGCCGAGCCAGCTGCTGAAGAAAAGCCCGCTGAATCACCAGCCTCTGAGGCTCCTGCCGAGTCGAAATAGTCGATTCGAGTTTCTCGCTACAGAGTTACTTGGTTACTTGCCGCAGTAGGTCTCGCAATTGGGCCCAGACACTAAGCTGGGCTAACTTTCCGATCATTCGAGACCATGATGTCAAGCGACGCAGCGGAGAACGACGGTCCTATCGACGAGCCTGTTGTAGAGCCGGGCGAGGAGCTTGTGCTCGATGAGCGGCAAGCTGAACTCTCCGATGAACCGATTGAGCTTGTCGTTGAAGAGCGCGAGGCCGATGGTCGCCTCGATCAGTTTCTGGCGCTGCGACTCCATCGCTACAGCCGGATGCAACTCCGCCGCGTGATTGATGCTGGCGGCGTGCTTCTCAACGGATCGCGCGCGAAGGTGAAGGTTGCTTATCGGGTGAGTACAGGCGATCGAGTTTCGATCGTCCTTCCCGAGATGCCATCAGCCGGTCCGAACCCCGAGAAAATCCCGCTCGATATCCTGTTTGAAGACGAGCATCTGATTGCCGTCAACAAGCCACCGGGAATGGTGGTCCATCCTGCTCGCGGTCATTGGTCGGGGACACTTACGAGTGCGCTGGCGTTTCATTTTCAGCAGCTGAGCACGGTGGGAGGACAGCATCGACCGGGCATCGTGCATCGACTCGATCGCGACACCAGCGGCGTGATTATCGTTGCCAAAACCGATCCTGTTCACTTTTCACTAGCGGCACAATTCGCCGATCGAACGACGGCGAAAGAGTATTTTGCAATCACGGCGGGAGTTCCGGATCGAGATCGCGATGTCGTTTCGCAGCCCATCGGCATCCATCCGTTTCATCGGGAGAAAATGGCGATTCGTCCTGGTCATTCGACGAGTCGCGACGCGGAAACGATGTTCCATGTTCTCGAGCGATTTGCACAGCATGCTGCTGTAGAGTGTCTCCCAAAAACAGGACGCACGCACCAGATTCGGGTGCATCTCGCACATGTGCGTACGCCGGTGCTGTGCGACAAGCTCTATGGTGGTCGGGCCGAGATTACCCAAGGGGAACTTGTGCGGGATGGAAGCACCGAAGTGGTTTTGAACCGCCAGGCGCTCCATGCTCGCAAACTTTCAATCAACCATCCGAAGACTGGTGAGCGGCTCACGATCGAAGCACCACTTCCGGCCGATTTGCAGCGCGTGCTCGACTTGCTACGGAGTACGAAACCTTAGGCTGCTGTATGGGCCTAAGTCTTGGCAGCACTGGGGACGATGCTTCGCACTAGATCGCTGGTCGCAATCGGCCGGACAGCTGTGAAAGTTTCAGCCGCTTCAAAACCGCAGGGTGCTCCTGCCGCCATTGCAAGTCCGCGAACACGATCCAGCACGTGAGCCTTGGCTGGCGGAAACTGTGTCTTGTAGCAGCGCACCGATTCGATCTTCTTTTCGATGGTTTGCGAGATATCAACTGTGATCTGATGGGGCGATGCGCTTGCGCTCGAAGGTTCAAAAGCCAACCGAAAATAGACCTGCGATGCAATGGAATGAACCGGGAGATAGTCGAATGTTTCATCCCATTTGGTCAGCCGCGAATAGAACACGGCGGCATCGGTGATTTGCATTGCTTGCCAGTGGTCGGGAGATGCTAGAGGGGTCTTGTCGCCAAAACCAATCACCAGCTTAGGGCGATAGCGGCGAAATTCTTTGGCGAGCATTACGCGGGCTTCGAAAGTGTCGAACAGCCGCCGATTGGGGAGTGTCAGAATCTTGCGGACGTGCACTCCCAGTGTCTGAGCCGCTTCTGCAGCTTCGGCGTGGCGCACCTCAGGGCTCGGCGAGCCAGGAGTCGGTTCGCCGTCGGTCAGGTCGATGATACCCACACGATAGCCTTGCAGCACCAGCGATGCCAAGGTTCCGCCGCAAGAGATCTCGATATCATCGGGATGAGCACCGACCGCGATGACATCCAGCGGCTCGGGAAGGTCGATCTTAGGGGATTCAGCAGGCACGCAGAGTAGCTCCATCGCGAGTTCGATAGCAAACCTATGACTGGCACCATTGTAGGAAACGAAGCA
This window of the Pirellula staleyi DSM 6068 genome carries:
- a CDS encoding beta-ketoacyl-[acyl-carrier-protein] synthase family protein, producing MSRRVVITGVGLVSPLGNSAASLWQGLIDGVSAVAPLTSIPTGGFPTKFGAEALGFTSSIDDFGPLEKTMSRNIKKNLKVMCREIQMGVAVAQLAITDAKLPMASLNLERFGAVYGSDYMLTLPQEFTAGIRGCVGADGKFDFTQWAEHGLPAVEPLWLLKYLPNLPASHVAIFNDLRGPNNSLTMREASPNLAVAEAFCTIERGHADIMLAGATGTRIHPARTIHVALQEEIARGDSPEKLSRPFDKNRTGLVIGEGAAAIVLEELESAQARGATILAEVIGFGASAVNENGIGNTHVAVKNALAQSLRTSKLKIADVDHLNAHGLGTKQSDAAEASAIAAVFGDRAKPLPVTTAKGHMGNLGAGGGMVEMVGSVMALRDGRLFGTLNFETPDPECPVHVATGSSTPAGKSFINLNVTPQGQASAVVVKAFA
- a CDS encoding RluA family pseudouridine synthase, with amino-acid sequence MMSSDAAENDGPIDEPVVEPGEELVLDERQAELSDEPIELVVEEREADGRLDQFLALRLHRYSRMQLRRVIDAGGVLLNGSRAKVKVAYRVSTGDRVSIVLPEMPSAGPNPEKIPLDILFEDEHLIAVNKPPGMVVHPARGHWSGTLTSALAFHFQQLSTVGGQHRPGIVHRLDRDTSGVIIVAKTDPVHFSLAAQFADRTTAKEYFAITAGVPDRDRDVVSQPIGIHPFHREKMAIRPGHSTSRDAETMFHVLERFAQHAAVECLPKTGRTHQIRVHLAHVRTPVLCDKLYGGRAEITQGELVRDGSTEVVLNRQALHARKLSINHPKTGERLTIEAPLPADLQRVLDLLRSTKP
- a CDS encoding PIG-L family deacetylase, whose translation is MPAESPKIDLPEPLDVIAVGAHPDDIEISCGGTLASLVLQGYRVGIIDLTDGEPTPGSPSPEVRHAEAAEAAQTLGVHVRKILTLPNRRLFDTFEARVMLAKEFRRYRPKLVIGFGDKTPLASPDHWQAMQITDAAVFYSRLTKWDETFDYLPVHSIASQVYFRLAFEPSSASASPHQITVDISQTIEKKIESVRCYKTQFPPAKAHVLDRVRGLAMAAGAPCGFEAAETFTAVRPIATSDLVRSIVPSAAKT